CGATGGGCACCGGCGGCGTGACGCTGACCTCCCCGCCCTGGCGGATCACGCGCGCGCGTCCTGTCACACGCGGCCGGAAGTCGCCGACCACGGACAGGATCGCAGTCGGGTACACGTTCACCCCGCGCACGATGAACAAGTCATCGCGCCGTCCGAGGACCCGCATGCGAAAGCCGGTTCGCCCGCATTCGCAGGAGGTGCCCTCGATGCGCACGATGTCGCCGCCGCGAAAGCGCACCACCGGCATGGCCTTCCGGGTCAGAGTCGTGTAGACGAGCTCGCCGACCGCGCCGGTTTCGATCGCCATCGGTTCCTGCGTGTCCGGATGGATGAGCTCCGGCCACACGTGCCCCGCGCCGCAGAAATGCATGCCCTGCTGGTGCGCGCACTCGCCGAAGAGCGAGGGCGCGATGTCACCGATGCCCATGACCTCGGTGACGGTGGCGCCAAGCACCCTCTGGATGTGATCGCGGATCGCCGCGATGCCACCGCCGGGCTCACCCCCGGTCACGACATGGGTCAGCGCGAGCGCGCCCGGCTCAGGATCCTTCTCGAGGCGGTTCGCCAGGTATTGCGCAAAGGACGCAGTCGCCAGCAGCGTGTCGGCGAGTTTCATTCGCAAACCGAACAGCACCCTGCCGGTGTCGCCCGGCGCGACCGGCACCGAGCGCGTCCCGATGCGCAGCAGCACGAAATGCGTATGGCCGGCGACGAACGGTCCCGCTCCGAACGTCGTCAGCACGCTGCTGTGCTCATGGATGCCGGTGGCGTAGTACGTGCGCGTGCCCATGACCGTCCAGATCTCCATGTCGGCTCGGGTCAGCGCCAGGATGCTCGGCGCGCCGGTCGTGCCGCTGGTCTGGTAGATGCGTTTGACCTGGTTGGGATCGACGCACAGGTTGGTGCCGAACGGAGGGTCTTCATCGAGGGCGCGCCTGAGCTCCTCCTTGGTGGTGAACGGGAGCCTGGCGATGTCGGCAAGGCCGACGAAGGAGGAGCCTGCGCCCGCCTCGCGGAACTTACGCGCGTAAAAAGGGGAGGCCTCTCTCAGGCGGCGGAACTGCCGGTCCCACGCCGCGGCGCCGACGCGGAAGGTCTCTTCCCTCGGCGCCGTTTCGATCTCTCTTTCCCAGATCCAATCGCGCTCGCAGTCATCGCCCTTCAGCCGGCTGCCGCTTGCGGGCTTGGTTTTCTCGGTTGATTCCACTGGCGGACATGATGCGCCAGGCGAGCGGCTGGGGATGCGCTTACCGCGCCGGCGGGCCCGGCCGCCCTGGTGCGAGCTGAGGCCGCCCAGGCAACGCCTGGGCGGCCTCCCAAGGCAAGAGATGGTCAGAGGGTGATCGAGCCGTCGAGGAGAGTCCCGCCGGCGGCGTAGCCGTCGCTCAATGTCAGGCTCGCCGCCCCGATTCCCGCGCCGCCCCCGACCGCGACCAGAGTGAACTTCACGGGGTTTCCGTTATGCGTGCCGGTGCCCGAAATCGTCACGTTCGAGAGTGCGTCGTTGAAGGTGATCGCCGAAACCTGGCCGGCCTGGAAGCTGTCGCCGGTGCTCGGATCGTCAGCCTGGATCGACTGCGCGGCGCCGTCCTCGCACGCATCCTGGTCGAATCGCACCTGCGCCTGGCCGCCATGTCCGTCGGGCACGTGCCCGTCGCCGTCGGCTTCATGGCAGGGGCCGGGACCGCCGTTCTGGACCGAGGCCTCGAAGTCGTTGCAGCAGACGCCGTCGATCTCGAGCGGGACCGTGTCCGACTCGGCCGTGGCGTTGCTCTCGTCGCCCTCCCGCAAAGTCGCCGCCAGTGTGTAGGCGCCGACCTCCTCGAGCCGGCTGCCGGCCGTCGGGCCGCCGATATCGGCGACGTTGACGCTGACCGTCAGCGTGCA
The bacterium DNA segment above includes these coding regions:
- a CDS encoding phenylacetate--CoA ligase family protein; translated protein: MESTEKTKPASGSRLKGDDCERDWIWEREIETAPREETFRVGAAAWDRQFRRLREASPFYARKFREAGAGSSFVGLADIARLPFTTKEELRRALDEDPPFGTNLCVDPNQVKRIYQTSGTTGAPSILALTRADMEIWTVMGTRTYYATGIHEHSSVLTTFGAGPFVAGHTHFVLLRIGTRSVPVAPGDTGRVLFGLRMKLADTLLATASFAQYLANRLEKDPEPGALALTHVVTGGEPGGGIAAIRDHIQRVLGATVTEVMGIGDIAPSLFGECAHQQGMHFCGAGHVWPELIHPDTQEPMAIETGAVGELVYTTLTRKAMPVVRFRGGDIVRIEGTSCECGRTGFRMRVLGRRDDLFIVRGVNVYPTAILSVVGDFRPRVTGRARVIRQGGEVSVTPPVPIEVEVPADHASDGALAGEIQNAIHSRLTFRSQVTLIPETAFGDSAYKTRLTVDRP